The following proteins are co-located in the Microbulbifer sp. VAAF005 genome:
- a CDS encoding TniB family NTP-binding protein, whose product MLLEHLHPRIHNVVELDRQARIQWIKEPRWIGYPRAQEVLSKLDDLVRHPKESRMPNMLLVGRTNNGKTKLVRHFANLNQASENPEGEHIIAPVIYIQAPPSPSEAGFYSEILGGLFETVPAGSTDVKRAKVINILERIQLKVLIIDELHNVLAGASVRQQQFLNMIKYLSNQLQISIVGCGTGDLLRAVSVDSQIENRFVPEILPQWQMNKEYRQLLASFEALLPLKERSFIYNAPLAGKILAMAEGTIGEISMLLNSAAEYVLLKGKEKIEDGDLNQCGYVSPSERKARASRV is encoded by the coding sequence ATGTTGTTAGAACACTTGCATCCAAGAATACATAATGTCGTTGAGCTTGATAGGCAAGCAAGAATACAGTGGATAAAGGAGCCACGCTGGATAGGATATCCAAGAGCTCAGGAAGTGCTTTCAAAGCTTGATGACTTAGTTCGTCATCCAAAAGAATCCAGAATGCCAAATATGTTATTAGTCGGCAGAACAAATAACGGAAAGACAAAACTAGTAAGACATTTTGCAAATTTAAATCAAGCATCTGAAAATCCAGAGGGTGAACATATTATTGCGCCAGTCATTTACATACAGGCACCACCATCTCCAAGTGAAGCGGGTTTTTACTCTGAAATACTTGGCGGGTTATTTGAAACTGTCCCGGCAGGCTCAACTGATGTAAAGCGAGCAAAAGTAATAAATATACTTGAAAGAATACAATTGAAAGTGCTAATAATTGATGAACTCCATAACGTTTTGGCCGGTGCATCAGTTAGACAACAGCAGTTTCTTAACATGATAAAGTATTTAAGTAATCAGCTTCAGATATCAATAGTTGGGTGTGGCACAGGAGATCTTCTTAGAGCTGTCAGCGTTGATTCACAAATTGAAAATAGATTTGTTCCAGAGATTCTTCCCCAATGGCAGATGAACAAAGAATATAGACAGCTTCTTGCATCCTTTGAAGCATTGCTGCCATTGAAGGAGCGTTCCTTTATTTATAATGCACCTCTTGCGGGAAAAATACTTGCTATGGCTGAAGGGACAATTGGGGAAATCTCTATGCTGCTAAATTCTGCAGCAGAATATGTCCTATTAAAGGGAAAAGAAAAGATTGAAGATGGAGACTTAAATCAATGTGGCTATGTTTCTCCAAGTGAAAGAAAAGCTAGAGCATCAAGAGTATAG
- a CDS encoding Mu transposase C-terminal domain-containing protein has product MKNIKPGQLIYWRDEAAIVLELKGFSEFIIRTLDNSKTEIAHIKDISISPSISSPKKHAPHLSADDKEWDKAVKRFELIKPLLEMQCRTAEDVKNTANNAGKSITTIYRWIRRFEETGLVSSLLRVERADKGETKLSQEVEEIVNLFIQKNYLRKERPSVVRLYNDIKNECKELDLDPPHKNTIYARVHEIDEKQRIKKRYGTKVAKQKYEPIKGQFPGGKFPNAIVQIDHTKVDLIIVDEDHRLPIGRPYMTIAIDVATKMITGFRITLDPPSASTAGLCIAHAVLRKEHWLAKRDVHAEWPVYGKMEMIHVDNAKEFRGKMLERACREYGITLEHRPRGQPNYGPHVERAFRTFMKESHNLPGTTFSSVGEKLDYDSEGRACLTLSELELWFTIFIVYCYHHREHRGINDVAPIKLYQKYIQGTSEFPGVGLPAPIDDEETFRLNFTPYVERTIQRDGVVVDNIYYYSPILRPWVGSTDPNDKRRARKFIFARDPRDISVIYFLDPITNTYCPVPYLNNTRPAISLWELKFVVKKLNEDEYTHIDENMIFKGIKKMREVEAEAIEKTRLARQHRASEKRKRRMAARRPGWKDIHSKSDKAPQFENPSKEIEINDEDIKPFNDIQVGRD; this is encoded by the coding sequence ATGAAGAATATAAAGCCTGGGCAGCTTATTTATTGGCGAGATGAAGCTGCCATAGTCCTTGAGTTAAAAGGGTTTTCTGAATTCATAATTCGAACTCTGGATAATTCAAAAACAGAAATAGCACATATAAAAGATATCAGTATATCACCATCAATATCGTCTCCCAAAAAACATGCACCTCATCTATCAGCAGATGACAAAGAGTGGGATAAAGCAGTTAAACGCTTTGAGTTGATAAAGCCTCTTCTAGAAATGCAATGTAGAACAGCCGAAGATGTAAAAAACACTGCAAATAATGCTGGGAAAAGTATAACAACAATTTATAGGTGGATTAGAAGATTTGAAGAAACTGGACTAGTTTCGTCTCTCTTGAGAGTTGAAAGGGCAGATAAAGGTGAAACAAAGCTATCCCAGGAAGTAGAAGAGATTGTTAACCTATTCATACAAAAAAATTATTTAAGAAAGGAACGCCCTTCAGTAGTTAGGCTATATAACGATATAAAAAACGAATGTAAAGAGTTAGATTTAGATCCTCCGCATAAAAATACTATTTATGCAAGAGTACATGAAATAGATGAAAAGCAAAGAATAAAAAAACGATATGGGACTAAAGTCGCTAAGCAGAAATATGAGCCAATAAAGGGTCAATTTCCTGGAGGTAAATTTCCAAATGCGATTGTTCAAATCGATCACACTAAAGTAGATCTGATAATAGTAGATGAGGATCATAGGCTTCCAATTGGAAGGCCCTATATGACCATTGCTATTGATGTAGCCACAAAAATGATAACTGGTTTTAGGATAACTTTAGATCCACCAAGCGCGTCTACAGCTGGATTGTGTATTGCGCATGCTGTATTAAGAAAAGAACATTGGTTAGCAAAGAGAGATGTTCATGCAGAATGGCCAGTCTATGGAAAAATGGAAATGATCCATGTAGATAATGCAAAGGAATTTAGAGGCAAAATGCTAGAGAGGGCATGCCGAGAATATGGAATTACACTAGAGCATCGACCGAGGGGGCAACCAAATTATGGCCCCCACGTAGAGCGTGCATTCCGAACTTTCATGAAAGAAAGCCATAATCTCCCCGGGACTACCTTCTCAAGTGTAGGAGAAAAACTAGATTATGATTCAGAGGGAAGAGCGTGCCTGACACTTTCTGAACTAGAGCTTTGGTTTACAATATTTATTGTCTATTGCTATCACCATCGAGAACATAGAGGGATTAATGATGTTGCTCCAATTAAGCTCTATCAAAAATATATTCAAGGTACTTCAGAATTCCCTGGTGTTGGCCTCCCTGCTCCCATTGATGATGAGGAGACCTTCAGACTTAATTTTACCCCGTATGTCGAAAGAACCATTCAACGTGATGGAGTTGTGGTAGATAATATATATTACTATTCACCAATACTACGTCCGTGGGTTGGGAGTACTGATCCGAATGACAAGAGAAGAGCAAGAAAATTTATTTTTGCTAGGGACCCTAGAGATATAAGTGTAATTTATTTCCTAGACCCGATAACTAATACATACTGCCCTGTCCCATATCTAAATAATACTCGACCGGCCATCAGTCTATGGGAGCTAAAGTTCGTTGTTAAAAAATTAAATGAAGACGAATATACACATATTGATGAAAATATGATTTTTAAGGGGATTAAAAAGATGCGAGAAGTGGAAGCTGAGGCTATTGAGAAAACTCGATTAGCAAGGCAACACCGCGCATCAGAAAAGAGAAAGCGAAGAATGGCTGCTCGTAGGCCTGGATGGAAAGATATTCACTCAAAAAGTGATAAAGCTCCTCAGTTTGAAAATCCTAGTAAAGAAATTGAAATTAACGATGAAGACATAAAACCTTTTAATGATATACAGGTAGGCCGAGATTAA
- a CDS encoding TnsA endonuclease N-terminal domain-containing protein, with the protein MSAILQHRPVRLIGITNRSVSGLVPDMGRYESSLERDLMEVLRFDPLVLNFTPQPLTIDYIDGKGRSLSYTPDGLIQFQPSAGELPILYEVKYRCDFRKEWKNLLPKFRAAKTECLNRGWRFHVYTEREIRTPYLDNVKFLWAFKDRNVSDEMKRHVMTTLWDLDEADPDLLLCALCKDRNNRARMIPVIWHLVFSGVIGCDLNSPLSMRSKLWPIEK; encoded by the coding sequence ATGAGCGCCATATTACAGCATCGACCAGTGCGTCTTATAGGGATTACCAACCGCAGCGTATCTGGCCTGGTACCCGATATGGGGCGTTATGAATCCTCTTTAGAGCGTGATCTCATGGAGGTGCTTCGTTTTGACCCTCTAGTGTTGAATTTCACGCCTCAGCCATTGACGATCGATTATATAGATGGGAAAGGACGATCGTTATCTTATACACCTGACGGTCTGATACAGTTCCAGCCTAGTGCTGGGGAACTCCCCATCCTGTATGAAGTGAAGTACCGCTGTGACTTCCGGAAAGAGTGGAAGAATCTACTACCTAAATTTCGTGCGGCTAAGACTGAGTGCCTCAACAGGGGATGGCGCTTCCATGTATACACGGAGAGGGAAATTAGGACACCATATTTAGATAATGTGAAATTTCTATGGGCATTCAAAGATCGAAATGTTTCTGATGAAATGAAAAGACATGTAATGACTACATTGTGGGATCTGGATGAAGCTGATCCAGATTTACTATTGTGTGCGCTTTGTAAGGATCGAAATAATAGAGCGCGTATGATACCAGTAATTTGGCATTTAGTATTTTCAGGTGTAATCGGATGTGACCTAAATTCCCCTCTAAGTATGCGTTCAAAGTTATGGCCAATAGAGAAATAA
- a CDS encoding ATP-binding protein, with protein MKNIATFRCILHGGSTPRPGEISLAHRGVLFLDEMPEFPRHALEILREPLENGEVRISRARAQVTYPAHFQLVGAMNPCPCGYLGEPRCRCTPDQIDRYRNKLSGPLLDRIDMQVEVGTMNAVQLQDSAPGETSDAVRERVCAARKRQIQRQGKTNNLLKGTELEKHCALGEKEKHLLRQSVEKLGLSARSYHRILKVARTLADLANLESISTAQIAEALAYRNLDRRQTVISSS; from the coding sequence TTGAAGAATATTGCCACTTTTCGGTGTATCTTACATGGGGGCAGTACTCCACGGCCCGGTGAGATATCCCTCGCGCACCGGGGAGTCCTATTCCTTGATGAGATGCCCGAATTTCCCAGGCACGCTCTGGAGATACTGCGGGAACCTCTGGAGAATGGTGAAGTGCGAATCTCCCGCGCCCGAGCCCAAGTCACCTACCCCGCCCACTTTCAGCTGGTCGGGGCTATGAACCCCTGCCCTTGTGGGTATTTAGGCGAGCCCCGCTGTCGCTGTACCCCAGACCAGATAGATCGATATCGCAACAAGCTCTCAGGCCCTCTGCTGGATCGTATCGACATGCAGGTAGAGGTGGGCACTATGAATGCCGTGCAATTACAGGACTCAGCTCCCGGAGAAACTTCCGATGCCGTGAGAGAGAGAGTTTGTGCAGCACGTAAACGACAAATACAGCGGCAAGGCAAGACAAATAACTTGTTAAAAGGCACAGAACTGGAAAAACACTGTGCCTTGGGGGAAAAGGAGAAACACCTCTTACGTCAGTCGGTGGAAAAACTGGGGCTATCCGCGCGTAGCTACCACCGTATTCTTAAAGTAGCTCGAACCCTGGCAGACCTCGCTAATTTGGAAAGTATCAGTACTGCGCAAATTGCCGAAGCCTTGGCTTACCGCAATTTGGATAGACGTCAGACGGTAATTTCTTCAAGTTAG
- a CDS encoding putative quinol monooxygenase — MNHNLFIIAKISPKTEFFDQAKQAILSIVTNTLKEEGCLQFSVHEDGENLFLYEEWRSQEDLDKHYAMPYIAPIFEAYQEWLKEPVEINKLERLA, encoded by the coding sequence ATGAATCACAATCTCTTCATTATTGCCAAGATTTCTCCCAAGACAGAGTTCTTTGACCAAGCCAAGCAGGCCATCTTATCCATAGTGACTAATACGTTGAAGGAAGAGGGCTGCCTGCAGTTTTCTGTGCACGAGGACGGGGAAAACCTGTTTTTATACGAGGAGTGGCGCAGTCAGGAAGATCTCGATAAGCATTACGCTATGCCCTACATCGCCCCGATATTCGAAGCCTATCAAGAGTGGCTAAAAGAGCCTGTGGAGATCAATAAGCTGGAGAGGTTAGCTTAA
- a CDS encoding MarR family transcriptional regulator, giving the protein MFFLKELPSQQMVEGYSKRFSVKDPAAVQGALTMMRDASLLLRELESYFSEHGTSQLRFLVMIVIDREPQRDTLLASEIAERIDVSRPVMTRTLKSMVEDELIVMEADSSDGRAKCVALTKSGKQFLQKILPRYFKTISKFMEELNK; this is encoded by the coding sequence ATGTTTTTTCTCAAAGAACTTCCCTCACAACAGATGGTTGAGGGATATTCCAAACGATTTTCTGTAAAAGATCCCGCTGCCGTTCAGGGTGCTCTTACCATGATGCGGGATGCGAGTCTGCTATTGCGGGAGCTGGAGAGTTATTTTTCCGAGCACGGAACCTCCCAGCTGCGCTTCCTGGTGATGATCGTTATCGACCGGGAGCCTCAAAGAGACACTTTGCTGGCTTCAGAAATTGCAGAGCGCATCGATGTTTCTCGACCGGTAATGACACGAACCCTGAAAAGCATGGTGGAAGATGAGCTCATCGTTATGGAAGCAGACTCCAGCGATGGTAGGGCAAAATGTGTAGCACTTACCAAGAGTGGAAAACAATTTTTACAGAAAATATTGCCGAGATATTTTAAGACAATTTCCAAATTTATGGAGGAATTGAACAAATGA
- the bla gene encoding subclass B3 metallo-beta-lactamase: MKIRIKLAAIVMAAYPSFSAAENFAVLPQLETYKVPESWRQPVAPLKIAGNTWQIGTEGITSLLLKGKEGSILIDGGMEQTAEHLLENIRRLGVAPSDLKLILHSQAHADHIGSIAELKRVTGAQVVTNAESAVLMARGGANDIHFADELLYPPIKADRILHDGEQVVLGDLRLRVHFIPGHTPGSMAWTWEDNVEGKATDIAYVDSLTAPSYQLIDNRRYPNIVEDFRTSFARVRDLPCDLLVTPHVPASGWEFKNTAIQKKSVSCLQYAQKAEEKLNEQLESERDSTD, from the coding sequence ATGAAGATAAGAATCAAATTGGCCGCAATAGTAATGGCAGCTTATCCCAGTTTTTCGGCAGCGGAAAACTTTGCTGTCTTACCACAACTGGAAACCTACAAGGTACCGGAATCCTGGCGCCAGCCAGTAGCGCCGCTAAAGATTGCAGGTAATACGTGGCAAATAGGTACCGAGGGAATTACCTCACTGTTATTAAAAGGCAAAGAGGGATCGATTCTAATTGACGGTGGCATGGAGCAGACGGCCGAGCACCTATTGGAGAATATACGCAGATTGGGAGTTGCCCCTTCGGATCTCAAATTAATCTTGCACAGCCAGGCTCATGCAGACCACATTGGTTCTATAGCTGAGTTAAAACGTGTGACGGGCGCTCAGGTAGTAACCAATGCCGAGTCAGCGGTGTTAATGGCTCGCGGCGGCGCTAATGATATTCACTTTGCCGACGAACTTTTATATCCGCCAATAAAGGCGGATCGTATTCTGCACGATGGAGAGCAAGTGGTTCTAGGGGATTTGCGTCTACGCGTACATTTTATCCCAGGCCATACACCAGGCAGTATGGCCTGGACCTGGGAAGACAATGTTGAAGGTAAAGCTACAGATATAGCTTATGTGGATAGCCTTACAGCGCCTAGTTATCAACTGATTGATAACCGCCGCTATCCCAATATAGTAGAGGACTTCCGCACAAGCTTTGCCCGTGTGCGCGATTTACCTTGTGATTTACTAGTTACCCCCCATGTACCTGCCAGCGGCTGGGAGTTTAAAAACACAGCTATACAGAAAAAATCAGTAAGCTGCCTTCAGTATGCACAGAAAGCGGAAGAAAAATTAAATGAACAGCTAGAATCTGAGAGAGATTCTACTGACTAG
- a CDS encoding GNAT family N-acetyltransferase — protein MPELIQPMTERLQLRQWREEDKPVLAEMNADPRVMEFFPSLLTRQQSDAGVDRSIAHIEKYGWGFWALELRETKELLGFVGMKNVTEDLPFTPAVEIGWRLAFPHWGKGYATEAAQASLDVAFNALNLSEVVSFTALQNLRSQRVMERLGMQRDSLVFEHPLVPNDSNLQRHCLYRLSADEWQKI, from the coding sequence ATGCCTGAATTAATACAACCTATGACAGAGCGCTTACAGCTGCGCCAGTGGCGAGAGGAAGATAAGCCTGTACTTGCAGAAATGAATGCCGACCCCAGGGTGATGGAGTTCTTCCCCTCATTGCTGACGCGACAACAGAGCGACGCCGGTGTGGATCGCAGTATTGCGCATATTGAGAAATACGGCTGGGGCTTTTGGGCCTTGGAGCTGAGAGAGACTAAAGAGCTTCTTGGATTTGTGGGCATGAAAAATGTGACTGAAGATTTGCCCTTCACTCCAGCGGTAGAGATAGGCTGGCGCTTGGCCTTTCCCCACTGGGGAAAAGGCTATGCCACTGAAGCCGCACAAGCCTCTTTGGATGTAGCTTTTAATGCCCTGAATCTCAGCGAAGTTGTTTCCTTTACTGCACTGCAAAACCTTCGTTCCCAGCGGGTGATGGAGCGGCTTGGGATGCAGAGAGACTCTCTTGTCTTTGAGCACCCTTTGGTCCCTAATGACAGTAATTTACAGCGGCATTGTCTTTATCGATTGAGTGCTGATGAGTGGCAAAAGATTTGA
- a CDS encoding GNAT family N-acetyltransferase, translating to MENLRLKPMEEWQFPTLMSWLPDREQCQQWGGPDFRFPFEGRSFLEDCRWPELPSYALQDSSGDVLAFGQYYQHLGRCHLSRLIVSPNHRGAGLGRALAVQLAQTGARALDTIECSLFVLRTNLAARTLYQKLGFEEAAYPEQRKWLDQCDFMVAPSVDFQQKQNIE from the coding sequence GTGGAGAACTTGAGACTGAAGCCAATGGAAGAGTGGCAATTCCCAACATTGATGTCCTGGCTACCTGATAGGGAGCAGTGCCAACAGTGGGGTGGTCCTGATTTCAGGTTTCCGTTCGAGGGGAGGTCCTTCTTGGAGGATTGTCGTTGGCCGGAGTTGCCCAGCTACGCACTTCAGGACAGCAGCGGTGATGTGCTGGCTTTTGGGCAGTATTACCAACACCTGGGCCGCTGCCACTTAAGTCGCTTAATTGTCTCTCCCAATCATCGCGGAGCCGGATTAGGGCGTGCGCTAGCAGTACAGCTTGCACAAACAGGAGCCAGAGCCCTGGATACAATCGAGTGCTCTTTATTTGTCCTGCGTACTAATCTAGCGGCACGGACTCTCTACCAGAAATTGGGCTTTGAGGAAGCGGCTTATCCAGAGCAGCGAAAATGGCTGGATCAGTGCGATTTTATGGTCGCACCGTCTGTAGATTTTCAGCAGAAACAAAATATTGAATAG
- a CDS encoding YaiI/YqxD family protein encodes MTKLWVDADACPVAIKEILFRAAERTATELTLVANQAVRVPPSRYIRSVQVTAGFDVADNEIVQRCEAGDLIITSDIPLAAEVIDKGAEALNPRGERYTKANIRARLNMRDFMDTLRSSGVHTGGPPALSQADRKAFADQLDRWLAKSRK; translated from the coding sequence ATGACAAAACTCTGGGTCGATGCCGACGCCTGCCCGGTCGCCATCAAGGAAATCCTGTTTCGCGCTGCTGAGCGCACAGCCACAGAACTGACTTTGGTGGCCAACCAAGCGGTGCGGGTGCCGCCGTCGCGCTATATTCGCTCCGTGCAAGTGACAGCGGGTTTTGATGTGGCGGATAACGAGATAGTGCAGCGCTGCGAGGCGGGGGATCTGATTATTACCAGCGATATCCCCCTGGCAGCAGAGGTGATCGACAAGGGTGCTGAAGCCCTTAATCCCCGTGGGGAGCGCTATACCAAAGCCAATATCCGCGCGCGTCTGAATATGCGGGACTTTATGGATACTCTGCGCTCCAGCGGCGTGCATACCGGCGGACCACCGGCCCTTAGCCAGGCGGACCGCAAAGCTTTTGCCGATCAGTTAGATAGATGGCTGGCAAAGAGTCGCAAGTAA
- a CDS encoding DUF3565 domain-containing protein has product MQQPIAGYHLDEENHWVAELACGHFQHVRHNPPWTNRPWVITEQGRESMLGFQLNCKKCDEGAPPDTLDKVV; this is encoded by the coding sequence GTGCAACAACCCATCGCCGGCTACCACCTGGATGAAGAGAATCACTGGGTGGCGGAGCTCGCCTGTGGCCACTTCCAACATGTACGCCACAATCCTCCTTGGACCAACCGGCCCTGGGTGATCACTGAACAAGGGCGCGAGTCTATGCTGGGATTCCAGCTCAATTGCAAGAAATGCGATGAGGGCGCACCGCCCGATACGCTCGATAAGGTTGTATAG
- the rep gene encoding DNA helicase Rep, with protein MTQLNPRQSEAVKYVDGPCLVLAGAGSGKTSVITRKIAYLIEQCGYAARNIAALTFTNKAAREMKERVSKLLAGPDGKRSKASHGLTVSTFHNLGLNILRKEYRAAGFKPGFSIFDAEDARALIKELMLRDGDLDTDLLDRVQNQISNWKNDMLTPRRALEQAQSPGEQAIAVAYDRYCEALKAYNAVDFDDLILLPVQLFDKDPELLQRWRKKIRYLLVDEYQDTNNSQYLLVKLLVGGRGGLTVVGDDDQSIYAWRGARPENMSALKTDFPNLRLIKLEQNYRSTSRILKVANHLIAHNPHEFDKALWSDRGLGEEIRVLKVANENEEAERVANEIFLQKSRRGCKFMDFAVLYRGNHQARLIEMKLQEHQVPYQMSGGTSFFARAEIKDVMAYLRLLVNPDDDNAFLRIINTPRRQIGTSSLEALGNYAKGREISMFKACSELGFKEHINEQGYERLNRFALWLEGVQRNCRDTTANGALREMLEDIDYAGWLSQNASSEKVAEKRMENVYWLLESLNKIMEGTDDELEQDIRLEQAISKLILRDMLERQEEEEATDKVSLMTLHAAKGLEFPHVFMIGMEENLLPHRNSIEDDNIEEERRLTYVGITRAQRTLTMTLAGKRKQFGETQDTTPSRFIDELPEEDVLLEGFGKATPEQNQAKGEETLGSLLSMFD; from the coding sequence ATGACCCAGCTCAACCCCCGCCAATCCGAAGCCGTGAAGTATGTCGATGGCCCCTGCCTGGTACTGGCCGGTGCCGGCTCCGGCAAGACCAGCGTAATCACCCGCAAGATCGCCTACCTGATCGAGCAGTGTGGCTACGCCGCGCGCAATATCGCCGCCCTCACCTTCACCAACAAGGCGGCACGGGAGATGAAAGAGCGGGTCAGCAAACTGCTGGCGGGCCCGGATGGCAAGCGCTCAAAAGCGAGTCACGGTCTCACCGTATCCACCTTTCACAACCTTGGGCTGAATATCCTGCGTAAGGAATACCGCGCCGCCGGCTTTAAGCCCGGTTTCTCCATCTTCGATGCGGAAGACGCCCGCGCCCTGATCAAGGAGCTGATGCTCAGGGATGGCGACCTGGATACAGACCTGTTGGATCGAGTACAGAACCAGATCTCCAATTGGAAGAACGATATGCTCACCCCGCGCCGTGCCCTGGAGCAGGCACAGAGCCCCGGTGAGCAGGCCATCGCGGTTGCCTACGATCGCTACTGTGAAGCCCTCAAGGCCTACAATGCCGTCGACTTCGACGACCTGATCCTGCTGCCGGTGCAGTTGTTCGACAAAGATCCAGAGTTGCTGCAACGCTGGCGCAAAAAGATTCGCTACCTGCTGGTGGACGAATATCAGGACACCAACAACTCCCAGTACCTGCTGGTGAAGCTGCTGGTGGGCGGGCGTGGCGGCCTCACAGTGGTGGGAGACGATGACCAGTCTATCTACGCCTGGCGCGGCGCGCGCCCGGAGAATATGAGTGCGCTGAAGACCGACTTCCCCAATCTGCGTCTGATCAAACTGGAGCAGAACTACCGCTCCACCAGCCGCATCCTCAAAGTGGCCAACCACCTGATCGCCCACAATCCTCACGAATTCGACAAAGCATTATGGTCCGATCGCGGTCTGGGTGAGGAGATCCGCGTGCTCAAAGTGGCCAATGAAAACGAGGAAGCGGAGCGGGTCGCCAACGAGATTTTTCTGCAAAAGAGCCGTCGCGGCTGCAAGTTTATGGATTTTGCCGTGCTCTATCGCGGCAACCACCAAGCGCGCCTGATCGAAATGAAATTGCAGGAGCACCAGGTTCCCTACCAGATGTCCGGCGGTACTTCCTTCTTCGCCCGCGCCGAAATCAAGGACGTGATGGCCTATCTGCGCCTGTTGGTAAACCCGGATGATGACAACGCATTCCTGCGCATTATCAATACCCCGCGTCGCCAAATAGGTACCAGCAGCCTGGAAGCCTTGGGCAACTACGCCAAGGGCCGCGAGATCTCCATGTTCAAAGCCTGCTCGGAATTGGGCTTTAAGGAGCATATCAACGAGCAGGGCTACGAACGCCTGAATCGCTTTGCCCTGTGGCTCGAAGGGGTACAGCGCAACTGTCGCGATACCACTGCCAATGGCGCCCTGCGCGAGATGCTGGAAGATATCGACTACGCCGGCTGGCTATCGCAAAACGCCAGCAGCGAGAAAGTGGCCGAGAAGCGCATGGAGAATGTGTATTGGCTGTTGGAAAGCCTCAACAAAATTATGGAGGGCACCGACGACGAGCTGGAGCAGGATATTCGCCTGGAACAGGCCATCTCCAAACTGATCCTGCGGGATATGCTGGAGCGCCAGGAAGAAGAGGAAGCCACCGATAAGGTCAGCCTTATGACCCTGCACGCCGCCAAGGGCCTGGAATTCCCCCACGTGTTTATGATCGGTATGGAAGAGAACTTACTTCCCCACCGCAACAGTATTGAAGACGACAACATCGAAGAGGAGCGCCGCCTCACCTACGTGGGTATCACTCGCGCCCAGCGCACCCTCACCATGACTTTGGCAGGCAAGCGCAAACAGTTCGGCGAAACCCAGGACACAACACCCAGCCGCTTTATTGACGAATTGCCGGAAGAAGATGTGTTGTTGGAAGGATTTGGTAAGGCGACGCCGGAGCAGAATCAGGCGAAGGGAGAGGAAACTTTAGGGTCTTTGCTGAGTATGTTTGATTAG
- a CDS encoding cytochrome c5 family protein, which yields MKRILGIVAALAVSVATAVAQQSVDEEIAERIAPAGETCMKGEECAAAVAAAPEGASGGAARSGQDIYNASCQTCHAMGVAGAPKFGDAAAWAPRIAKGMDTLYNNAINGINAMPAKGLCMDCSDDEIKAAVNYMVDNSK from the coding sequence ATGAAGCGTATTTTGGGAATTGTGGCGGCACTGGCCGTCAGTGTGGCTACAGCAGTGGCCCAGCAGTCTGTCGATGAAGAAATCGCAGAGCGAATTGCTCCGGCAGGTGAAACCTGCATGAAAGGTGAAGAGTGTGCGGCGGCGGTAGCGGCAGCACCTGAAGGTGCTAGCGGCGGTGCTGCTCGCAGTGGCCAGGATATCTACAACGCAAGCTGCCAGACCTGCCATGCAATGGGCGTTGCAGGTGCGCCTAAATTCGGTGATGCCGCAGCTTGGGCACCGCGTATCGCTAAGGGCATGGATACTCTCTACAACAATGCCATTAACGGTATTAATGCCATGCCGGCCAAAGGCCTGTGTATGGATTGTAGCGATGACGAGATCAAGGCTGCTGTGAATTACATGGTGGATAATAGTAAGTAA